GGCAGGAATCTGCTTATGGGCATTGCGAATGTTCTTGATTTCTTGAAATAGCTCAACGGCTTTTTTCGTCCAAACAGCCCAATGTCCCAATAGACCGCCAACGATTTGCTTTTCCACCGTTTTGCCATTGACCTGAAAGCGATAAGTTGTTAGCAAATCGATAACAATATTGTCATCATTGCCAGTATATAAGGCAATTTCATCCCTTCTTGAAGAGTGGCAAACAGCTCTCACCACATCAATGGTTTGATACCTATTAAATGGTGCTATTTTTATAGCCATAACACCCGGAATTTCGACAAATTTTTGCCAGAAATCATAACTGAAAACCCTTCCTCCTACGGAAGGCTGCAGGTAAAACCCGAACACCGGTATCACTTCAGCAACTGACTCTGTCCTTTTCAACAGATCTTCTTCCGATAAATGTTCAAGCCCTCCCATGCTCAACAGCCCAAGGTCATAACCCAGACTTGCAGCTAAAGCAGCCTCCTTTAACGCCTGTTTTGTTGGACCACAGATTCCGGCCACTTTGATAAATGGTCTTGACAAGTTTGCCTCGTTTACTTCTTCGGCAGCCAGCCGCAGAACATCTTCAAACAGATTAATTTTTGAGTCCCTAATTTCGAACTGTGTCGTATGCACACCAATGGCAATCCCTCCTGCCCCTGATGCGATATAATAACGGGTCAGTGCCCGTTGCCGACGTTCATCCAGCTCCCTCCATTCATTAAGTGCTAAAGGGTGAGCAGGGATCACTGTCCCTTCGTGCAATAATTTTCTGGTCTTCGGGTTTATCTGCACACTCCCCATGGATCAAAACACCCCTTCTCTCTCTTGGAAATTTGTCATTTTATTATAGATCTCACCGTCGGCATGCACCCATTCGGCTGTCCATTCCATCATTTGTCTTAATGAGACACGAGGATAGCCAAAAATACGGTGGGCCTTGGATGCATTACTTAACAAAGCTGTATCAGCTTCCTCGTTTACAAATTCCGGACGGACACCAAACATTTCTCCGAACCGTTCCGCTAACCAGCGGATTGACACCAGTTCAGGTCCTGTAACATTCAGGACGGTCGGTGGAGAAGTGCAAATTTTTAGTGCACGTAAGGCCATCTCATTTGCATCTCCTTGCCATATGACATTGACATGGCCCATGGTCAGATCAATGGGTTTTTGTTCATACACGGATTTAGCAATTTCAAGTAAAACCCCATAACGCATATCAATAGCATAGTTAAGACGAAACTGTACAATCGGAATGTTATATTTATGGGAAAAATATTCAAAAACCCTTTCTCTTCCTAAACAAGATTGTGCATACTCACCTATGGGGCCTGGCAGATGTTCTTCCGATGCCCCTCCCAATCGAACCTGTGTTAAAGGATATACATTACCTGATGAAAAAGATACGATGCGAGAATGCTTGAATTTTTCCGCTACCCGGCCTGGCAAATAGACGTTCATGGCCCAAGTGTAAAACTCTCTTCCTAATGTTCCAAATTTATTACCTGCCATGTAAATAACGTTCTTCACTTCAGGAAGAAGTTGCAACTGTTCATCATCTAACAAATCAATAGCAATGGTCTCTATACCGTGATTTTCCAAATCTTTTTGCAGTTCCTTGGAAGAGAAACGTGAAACTCCAATGACTTTTTTGTTTATGCCAGCTTTTCTTATGGCATTTTGAGCCAATTTAGCCAGACTGGGACCCATTTTCCCTCCCACTCCGAGGATGATGATATCCCCTTCTATCTCTGCCATATCCTGTACCAAACGGGGGGATGGGTCAGCCAATTTTTTTTCTAGCTCTTGAATCGTTTTCATGGAAAAGATCCTCCTTTTACATTTATTTATTCCAAACCTATGGTGTAACCCTTGAATATTGCAGCAACCACTCCATACCGGTATTCATGAAAGACGACAAGTACAGAGAAACAGTGGAAAATCGGATGTCAAAATCATTGATATTGACAATTCCGACATTTCCTCTTCCAATCGATTTTCCAAACACATTGTACGATGTTTATCTCTTATATTAATTTTCAAAATATTGTGATTATATACATCGGCAATTTCCAGAGAATGTTTATCCGTATATCAAAAGTATCAAAGCCCAGTAATCCTGCTACAACAACATCAAATAATGTCAATTACACCACGGTATTTCATGACCACTCTCTCCGGCTTTACGAACTTCCACATGCCGCTCCCTACTTTGCAAGAGTGCAACCTATCGTTTACCCTATCTGCTTAGAATCAATTTAATTTGGTAAAACATTTATTGATGCTTTACTTACCATCATATAGTGACGTATAATAAAAGACAAGTCTTTTAATTGTCTTTAATTTGGCGAGTGTGAATGGGAGGAATGCGTGTGTGTTCAGATGCCGTTCAAACTAACGCCTTGCATCAGGATAAAGACGGGATTGCTATCGGCGTGATTGGGCCTGCTGAGATCATTCGCCTAATACGTGATGCCCTGAAGGCTTTTCCTTCATTTATTCCCGTGTTCCGGGAATATGAAAACGAATCGGAGGTACCACAAAAAACAAAAGATATTATTGATCACGTAGAAGTGTTGTTATTTTCTGATTATCCTGCCTACAAACATGCTACAGAAGCAATGCAGCTCAAGATTCCTGCTC
This Caldalkalibacillus uzonensis DNA region includes the following protein-coding sequences:
- a CDS encoding dihydrodipicolinate synthase family protein, which produces MGSVQINPKTRKLLHEGTVIPAHPLALNEWRELDERRQRALTRYYIASGAGGIAIGVHTTQFEIRDSKINLFEDVLRLAAEEVNEANLSRPFIKVAGICGPTKQALKEAALAASLGYDLGLLSMGGLEHLSEEDLLKRTESVAEVIPVFGFYLQPSVGGRVFSYDFWQKFVEIPGVMAIKIAPFNRYQTIDVVRAVCHSSRRDEIALYTGNDDNIVIDLLTTYRFQVNGKTVEKQIVGGLLGHWAVWTKKAVELFQEIKNIRNAHKQIPAALLQRAVEITDANAALFDAANQFKGCIAGIHEVLRRQGLLEGIWCLNPKETLSPGQKEEIERIYREYPHLHDDDFVRKNLDHWLAGS
- a CDS encoding NAD-dependent epimerase/dehydratase family protein, translated to MKTIQELEKKLADPSPRLVQDMAEIEGDIIILGVGGKMGPSLAKLAQNAIRKAGINKKVIGVSRFSSKELQKDLENHGIETIAIDLLDDEQLQLLPEVKNVIYMAGNKFGTLGREFYTWAMNVYLPGRVAEKFKHSRIVSFSSGNVYPLTQVRLGGASEEHLPGPIGEYAQSCLGRERVFEYFSHKYNIPIVQFRLNYAIDMRYGVLLEIAKSVYEQKPIDLTMGHVNVIWQGDANEMALRALKICTSPPTVLNVTGPELVSIRWLAERFGEMFGVRPEFVNEEADTALLSNASKAHRIFGYPRVSLRQMMEWTAEWVHADGEIYNKMTNFQEREGVF